In uncultured Desulfuromusa sp., a genomic segment contains:
- a CDS encoding AMP-binding protein, with product MDFTRPGSVNPENIITAIKRFNVTTMFGSPALIRRVGLYGENKGVNLPSLKRVISAGAPVPAGELQRFTQMLNPGIQIFTPYGATESLLFVLSGVMRFSGNTLLNGSGARSLPRLSCVQHPTCHYRNQ from the coding sequence ATGGATTTTACTCGTCCCGGATCTGTTAATCCTGAAAACATTATCACAGCGATTAAGCGTTTCAATGTCACAACAATGTTCGGTTCACCGGCATTGATCCGTCGTGTTGGTCTTTATGGTGAAAACAAAGGAGTTAACCTTCCATCATTGAAAAGAGTGATTTCCGCAGGGGCTCCGGTTCCTGCCGGAGAGTTACAGCGATTTACGCAAATGCTCAATCCCGGCATTCAGATTTTTACCCCATATGGTGCGACTGAATCTCTCCTGTTTGTTCTATCGGGAGTGATGAGATTCTCCGGAAACACGCTTCTTAACGGATCAGGGGCAAGGAGTCTGCCTCGGCTTTCCTGTGTCCAGCATCCAACTTGCCATTATCGAAATCAATGA
- a CDS encoding dihydrolipoyl dehydrogenase: MEIREVEYLILGVGTAGLGAFSRIRKKTDSLLLIQHGPYGTTCARVGCMPSKMLIAAGDLAHAIDEGSYFGIDGHYQVNGKRVFERLKQDRADKFVGGVLKYVDSIPSHLKIEGKATFVDPHTIDVDGTLRIKADKIILACGSTPYISPVFEPLQQELDSSDTIFELDDLPQSLAVVGLGVIALELGQAFHRLGVETTLYGRSGRIGSFTHPDMQKDVLQTLQQELDIIPQGNFTKAEKVASGYQLTYVTAAGETVVKTYERVLLASGRASNLRTMNLENAGLVLDDRGLPQYDPLTMQCGDAPVFIAGDATEDLPLWHEAYIEGRIAADSAISFPERKEGRRTTALGIYFTDPQMASVGADYPSLDPEQTVIGRARMARGPRHEIYNDHRGMIQVYVDKKSGLLAGAEIFGRGAEHMAQTLVLAIEHGMTVAEILQMPVYHPSLEEVMKEALNHALFQLK, from the coding sequence ATGGAAATTCGTGAAGTAGAATATCTCATACTTGGAGTTGGAACCGCAGGGCTTGGTGCTTTCAGTCGTATCAGAAAGAAGACCGATAGTTTGTTGCTGATTCAGCATGGGCCCTACGGCACGACTTGTGCCAGAGTTGGCTGCATGCCGAGTAAAATGCTGATTGCTGCAGGAGATCTGGCCCATGCTATCGATGAGGGCTCATATTTTGGGATTGATGGACATTACCAGGTCAACGGTAAGCGGGTATTTGAGCGTTTAAAGCAGGATCGCGCTGATAAATTTGTTGGTGGGGTGTTGAAATATGTTGACAGCATTCCGAGCCATCTGAAGATTGAAGGCAAGGCAACCTTTGTTGACCCTCACACCATTGATGTTGACGGTACGCTGCGGATTAAGGCAGATAAAATCATTCTTGCCTGTGGATCTACACCATATATTTCCCCCGTTTTTGAACCTCTGCAGCAAGAACTTGATAGCAGCGATACCATTTTTGAGTTGGATGATCTTCCCCAATCTCTGGCTGTCGTCGGACTTGGGGTCATAGCCCTGGAGCTTGGACAGGCATTTCATCGTCTCGGGGTTGAGACAACCCTTTATGGCCGTAGTGGACGAATCGGTTCTTTTACTCACCCCGATATGCAAAAAGATGTGCTGCAAACATTACAGCAGGAACTCGACATTATCCCTCAGGGGAACTTTACCAAAGCAGAAAAAGTTGCGTCTGGTTATCAGCTTACCTATGTGACCGCAGCAGGTGAAACCGTTGTTAAAACCTATGAGAGGGTACTTCTTGCCAGTGGTAGAGCTTCCAATCTCCGGACCATGAATCTTGAGAATGCAGGTCTTGTTCTTGATGATCGTGGTTTGCCTCAATATGATCCGCTGACCATGCAGTGTGGTGATGCTCCGGTTTTTATTGCTGGTGACGCGACTGAAGATTTGCCTTTGTGGCACGAAGCCTATATTGAAGGTCGTATCGCTGCGGACAGTGCCATCAGTTTCCCCGAGCGCAAAGAAGGACGCAGAACCACAGCTCTTGGTATCTATTTTACGGACCCCCAAATGGCATCAGTCGGTGCAGATTATCCCTCACTTGACCCGGAACAGACAGTCATTGGGCGTGCGCGGATGGCACGTGGACCCCGCCACGAAATTTACAATGATCATCGCGGTATGATTCAGGTTTATGTCGATAAAAAAAGTGGTTTATTGGCAGGCGCTGAAATATTTGGCCGGGGTGCAGAGCACATGGCACAGACTCTGGTGCTGGCGATTGAACATGGAATGACGGTCGCTGAAATTCTACAAATGCCGGTTTATCATCCCTCCCTGGAGGAGGTGATGAAAGAGGCCTTGAACCATGCTCTGTTTCAATTAAAATAA
- a CDS encoding alpha/beta fold hydrolase — protein MPDDGNPMVMDSALFQSEYPFKNHYFDLQGLKYHYLDEGQGDPVVMLHGNPSWSFYYRHLVRELRSNYRVIVPDHMGCGLSDKPVDSQYSFTLKQRVDDLDAFLQSLQLKKKITLVVHDWGGMIGMAWAIRYPEKIARLVILNTAAFHLPSTKKFPYALKLCRDTSLGTFLVQGFNIFARGAAFIGCKRKRMSAELRKIYCSPYDNWQHRVATLRFIQDIPLLPDDVGFDLIDQVENGLSEFSSVPMCICWGEKDFVFDRHFLDEWTKYFPHAEVHAFADCGHYILEDAKAEVLPIISNFLQDNPIPKSGR, from the coding sequence TTGCCTGATGATGGCAATCCAATGGTAATGGACTCTGCGCTGTTTCAATCTGAATATCCGTTTAAAAATCATTATTTTGACCTACAGGGATTGAAATATCATTATCTGGATGAAGGTCAAGGTGATCCCGTGGTGATGTTGCATGGAAACCCTTCCTGGTCTTTCTACTACCGACACCTTGTGCGTGAGCTAAGGAGCAATTACCGTGTTATTGTTCCGGACCACATGGGCTGTGGATTGTCTGATAAGCCTGTTGACTCACAATACTCATTCACTTTAAAGCAACGGGTTGATGACCTTGATGCTTTCCTGCAAAGCTTGCAGTTGAAAAAGAAAATCACTCTGGTTGTTCACGACTGGGGAGGGATGATCGGTATGGCCTGGGCAATACGTTATCCGGAGAAAATAGCGCGACTGGTTATTCTGAATACGGCGGCATTTCACCTGCCTTCCACGAAAAAATTTCCTTATGCCCTGAAACTCTGTCGAGATACCTCGTTGGGGACTTTTCTTGTTCAGGGTTTTAATATTTTTGCCCGCGGAGCGGCCTTTATCGGTTGTAAAAGAAAGCGAATGTCTGCGGAACTGCGTAAAATATATTGCAGCCCTTATGACAACTGGCAACACCGCGTGGCGACTCTTCGCTTTATTCAGGATATTCCGTTACTCCCGGATGATGTCGGTTTCGATTTGATTGACCAGGTCGAAAATGGACTATCAGAGTTTTCAAGCGTGCCAATGTGTATTTGCTGGGGGGAAAAAGATTTTGTTTTCGACCGTCATTTTCTGGATGAATGGACAAAATATTTCCCTCATGCAGAGGTTCATGCGTTTGCCGATTGCGGTCACTATATCCTCGAAGACGCAAAGGCTGAGGTGTTGCCTATAATCAGCAATTTTTTGCAGGATAACCCGATTCCAAAATCAGGCAGATAA
- a CDS encoding AMP-binding protein, giving the protein MSGSQSFNIAAHLPAMAAQQPTTAAVHFPYKHDKNNQVFYQTLTYAELEQQSNHIAAGFRVDRNQARRPHRAYGETRLDFFALTFAMFKVGAVPILIDPGMGVKNLKVCLAEADPEAFVGIPKAHVARVLLGWGKTTLRTFLTIGPRFFWGGITLKKLLQTVVKTHHFETVATTEDETAAILFTSGSTGVPKGAVYSHGNFIAQVNALKQAYQIEPARNRSAYISIVCPVCTCSGNDFG; this is encoded by the coding sequence ATGTCTGGATCTCAAAGTTTCAATATTGCGGCCCATTTACCCGCTATGGCCGCGCAGCAACCGACCACAGCAGCAGTTCATTTTCCATATAAACATGATAAGAACAACCAGGTTTTCTATCAGACTTTAACTTATGCCGAGCTAGAACAGCAAAGTAATCATATTGCGGCCGGTTTTAGAGTCGATAGGAATCAAGCGCGGCGTCCGCACCGTGCTTATGGTGAAACCCGTCTTGATTTTTTTGCACTGACTTTTGCCATGTTTAAGGTTGGTGCCGTCCCGATATTGATTGACCCCGGCATGGGAGTTAAAAACCTTAAAGTTTGTCTGGCTGAAGCTGATCCGGAGGCGTTTGTCGGCATTCCCAAAGCACACGTTGCCCGAGTGCTCCTTGGCTGGGGGAAAACCACTTTGAGGACATTTTTGACCATCGGTCCACGGTTTTTCTGGGGAGGAATAACCTTGAAAAAACTGCTGCAGACGGTTGTCAAAACTCATCATTTTGAGACTGTCGCTACTACGGAAGATGAAACCGCGGCAATTCTGTTTACCAGTGGCAGTACAGGAGTTCCCAAGGGGGCCGTATACAGTCACGGAAATTTTATTGCTCAGGTCAACGCTTTAAAGCAGGCCTATCAGATTGAACCCGCGAGAAATCGATCTGCCTACATTTCCATTGTTTGCCCTGTTTGCACCTGCTCTGGGAATGACTTCGGGTGA
- a CDS encoding 3-oxoacyl-ACP synthase III, with protein sequence MKYSRVYIESVGYELAPIVITSKELESRLRPMYETLHIAPGQLEALTGIRERRWWKPNTPISHGAISAAKKALQERNIAPQDIGAVVYAGVCREHFEPATACQIAAALGVQGNAAIYDTSNACLGVLNGVLDIANRIELGQIRAGIVVACESSREINEIMIQQMLDNPSMELFTTSLATLTGGSGAAAVLLTDGSFSPSRRPKLLGGVNIAEPQYHELCRWGINAVSPENHVPYMQTDAVAVMKHGVELGKRTWEAFSKELGITADRIDKVICHQVGEAHQKLILQTIGVDPAKDFPTFEFLGNMGTVSLPITAAIAKERDELRPGDLVGFLGIGSGLNCLMMAIQW encoded by the coding sequence ATGAAGTATTCAAGAGTCTATATAGAATCAGTGGGGTATGAACTGGCTCCGATTGTCATCACCTCAAAAGAACTTGAAAGCCGTTTGCGGCCAATGTATGAGACTTTGCACATTGCTCCCGGACAATTGGAAGCGTTGACCGGGATTCGTGAGAGGCGTTGGTGGAAGCCGAATACACCGATTTCTCATGGTGCCATTTCTGCCGCTAAAAAAGCATTGCAAGAGCGCAATATTGCTCCTCAGGATATTGGTGCTGTGGTTTATGCGGGCGTGTGTCGAGAGCATTTTGAACCTGCTACTGCATGTCAAATTGCTGCTGCCCTCGGCGTGCAGGGCAACGCTGCTATCTATGATACTTCAAATGCCTGTCTGGGAGTTCTTAATGGCGTCCTTGATATAGCAAACCGAATTGAGCTGGGACAGATTCGGGCGGGAATTGTTGTCGCTTGTGAAAGTTCACGAGAAATAAATGAAATTATGATCCAGCAGATGCTGGACAATCCATCAATGGAATTATTCACAACTTCCTTGGCAACATTAACGGGCGGTTCAGGTGCGGCTGCTGTCCTGTTGACCGATGGTTCTTTCTCTCCATCCCGACGCCCGAAGTTGTTGGGTGGCGTCAATATCGCTGAGCCGCAGTATCATGAACTTTGCCGCTGGGGAATCAACGCGGTCTCACCCGAAAATCATGTTCCTTATATGCAAACTGATGCTGTTGCAGTCATGAAGCATGGTGTGGAGCTTGGCAAACGGACCTGGGAAGCTTTTTCCAAAGAGCTTGGAATCACCGCAGATCGGATTGATAAGGTTATCTGTCATCAGGTGGGCGAAGCGCACCAGAAGCTCATTTTACAAACAATTGGGGTTGATCCGGCAAAAGATTTTCCGACCTTTGAATTTCTGGGAAATATGGGAACCGTGTCTCTACCGATTACAGCCGCTATTGCGAAGGAACGTGATGAGCTGCGGCCCGGTGATCTTGTTGGTTTTCTCGGTATAGGAAGTGGCCTTAATTGCCTGATGATGGCAATCCAATGGTAA